TAATCATGGCAGCGAAGTACATGGAGCAAAAGATCCTCATGTCTGGTTGGACCCAGTGCTGGCGCAGCAAGAAGTGAAAACTATTTTGGCAGCGTTGGTAGAAGTAGATCCAGCCCATGCCGGTGAGTATGAAGCCAATGCGGCGGCGTATCTGAAAGAGTTGCAGCAACTGCATGAAGACTATATTGCCGCTTTGCAGCAGACTCCTAAAAAAGAGCTGATTACAAGCCATGCCGCCTTTTCTTATTTGGCTAAGCGCTATCAACTACAGCAAGTTCCGGTCATGGGGCTGGCTCCTGACGCCGAGCCGACAGCTGACAAAATGGCTGAAATCATCCGTTTTTGCAAAGCGCATCAGGTGAAGTATATTTTCTTTGAAACCTTGGTAAGTCCTAAATTGGCGGAGGTTTTAAGCCGCGAAGCCGGCGCATCAACGCTGGTGCTTAATCCTCTGGAAGGGTTGACTGTCGAAGAATACAAGGCAGGAAAAGCTTCCTATTTGACGCTGATGAGGGAAAATTTACAACAGCTTCAAAAGGCGCTGGCCCAATAGCGGTTTTGGCTTTTCAAAAGGAGTTGCTTGGTAATGGATAAATTGGAAGAAGCGTTGGCGACGCTGCGGCGGCAACGCTGTCGGATTACGGAGCAGCGTAAAGCGGTGTTGCAAGTGGTCGCTGCAGCAGGGCAACCGATGCGCGCAGTGGATATTTGGCAGCAAGTACGCATCAAAGAAGATGATATAAGCTTGGATACGGTATACCGTAATCTGACGCTGCTGGTGGAGCAGGGGATTTTGTTGCCTATTGGCGCGCTGGGGAAGGCTGCGACATCGTACGAATGGAGCCATGACGGTCACCATCATCATATTCGCTGTGTAGACTGCGGCCTGGCGGTATGTCTGGATATTTGCCCTGTAGATGCGCGCTTGGTAGAAGAGGCACAACGCAAGGGCTATCAGCTGCTGCGGCACTCGTTGGATCTATATGGTCGTTGTACAGCGTGTACTCGTAAAAAAGCAGGGCAGGAGGACCCTTTATGATTCAAATAGAACATGTTTCTTTTTCCTATGAAGCGGATACGGTATTGAACGATGTATCCCTTGAGGTGACAAGCGGTGAATTTGTAGCGCTAGTAGGCCCCAACGGAGGCGGCAAAACAACCTTAATTAGGCTCTTGGCTGGACTGGGTCAGCCTAGCTCAGGTAGAATTTACATTGACGCCAAAGAACCGCGTGATTTTTTGCAAGCCGGTACCTTAGCTTATGTGCCGCAGCAGTATAGCCATAATGTTTCCGGCTTTCCGATGACGGTGAAGGAGTTATTGCACTTATTGCCTCAGCGGCGTCGGACAACAAAAGAAGTCCTGCAAATTGTAGGCTTGGAGGGGCTTGAAGGGAGACGCCTGGAAGCTTTGTCTGGAGGACAATTGCAGCGAGTTCTGATTGCTAGGGCTCTTTTGACAGCCCCCAAGGTGTTATTATTGGATGAGCCTACAAGCGGTGTTGACTATGAGGCCAGTACGCAAATTTATCAATTGTTGCAAAAACTTTGCCGCCAAGAAGGCATGACCGTTGTGATGGTTTCTCATGATGTTGACAATGCGGCCCGCTGGACCAGCAGGGTTGCTTGTATCAATAAAGGATTGTGCTTTTATGGCACGAACGAAGAATTTGCTTCCACGCACATTCAAGAGCGCCATCTTTGGTATTATACAGGTTGATGGGAGGAAATTTTGTGGAAGCATTTAGCTATGATTTTATGCAGCGTGCTTTGGCGGCAGGCCTTGTGATTGCCTTGCTGTGTCCGTTGATTGGTTTTTTTGTGGTGGTTCGCAGGCAATCGCTGATTGGGGACGGCTTAGGTCATTTGGCGTTTGCCGGCGTTACTGGCGCCTCGTTGCTGGGAGTATATCCGGTAGTCGGCGCCTTGGCGGTGACGGTTCTTGGTTCGCTAGGTATTGAATGGGTGCGGCAGCGGCATCGGGCGCATAGCGATATGGGCTTAGCCATTGTATTTTATGCAGGTATGGCGTTGGCTGTCCTTTTTAGCACCATGAATCGTATGGGGGGGAATTCACTTTTAAGCGTTCTTTTTGGCAGTATTTTGACAGTGACGCCGGAAGATGTTTGGAGCATGGTTGGCTGCGGCATAGTGGTAGGTGTTTTGTTGTTGCGCATGGCGCCCAAACTTTTGTGTATGGCCTTTGATGAGGAAATGGCCTATGTGTCAGGTATGCCGGTGAAGAGGTTGAACTGTCTGTTTAGTATTTTAATGGCCGTGGTTGTTGTGCTGGGCATGCGTATTGTTGGCATCCTGCTG
This genomic window from uncultured Anaeromusa sp. contains:
- a CDS encoding metal ABC transporter substrate-binding protein encodes the protein MDALSRRTIFIIMLVFLVSTIAGCGMNTKLQEKKLQVVASVYPVQEFVKAVGKDRVEVSLLVPPGTEPHDWEPTAKDLAKIKGSALLVYHGAGLEHWAQSVVKPELLGSAKAVEASKGIVLLDAAESDSVEAVGHNHGSEVHGAKDPHVWLDPVLAQQEVKTILAALVEVDPAHAGEYEANAAAYLKELQQLHEDYIAALQQTPKKELITSHAAFSYLAKRYQLQQVPVMGLAPDAEPTADKMAEIIRFCKAHQVKYIFFETLVSPKLAEVLSREAGASTLVLNPLEGLTVEEYKAGKASYLTLMRENLQQLQKALAQ
- a CDS encoding transcriptional repressor, with amino-acid sequence MDKLEEALATLRRQRCRITEQRKAVLQVVAAAGQPMRAVDIWQQVRIKEDDISLDTVYRNLTLLVEQGILLPIGALGKAATSYEWSHDGHHHHIRCVDCGLAVCLDICPVDARLVEEAQRKGYQLLRHSLDLYGRCTACTRKKAGQEDPL
- a CDS encoding metal ABC transporter ATP-binding protein, translating into MIQIEHVSFSYEADTVLNDVSLEVTSGEFVALVGPNGGGKTTLIRLLAGLGQPSSGRIYIDAKEPRDFLQAGTLAYVPQQYSHNVSGFPMTVKELLHLLPQRRRTTKEVLQIVGLEGLEGRRLEALSGGQLQRVLIARALLTAPKVLLLDEPTSGVDYEASTQIYQLLQKLCRQEGMTVVMVSHDVDNAARWTSRVACINKGLCFYGTNEEFASTHIQERHLWYYTG
- a CDS encoding metal ABC transporter permease, with product MEAFSYDFMQRALAAGLVIALLCPLIGFFVVVRRQSLIGDGLGHLAFAGVTGASLLGVYPVVGALAVTVLGSLGIEWVRQRHRAHSDMGLAIVFYAGMALAVLFSTMNRMGGNSLLSVLFGSILTVTPEDVWSMVGCGIVVGVLLLRMAPKLLCMAFDEEMAYVSGMPVKRLNCLFSILMAVVVVLGMRIVGILLVSALMIVPVAAALQFRKGFRMTLALAELFALLAVVWGLSVSFYLDMAPGGTIVLCCILLYLAAGLAAKAFCKE